In Papaver somniferum cultivar HN1 chromosome 1, ASM357369v1, whole genome shotgun sequence, a genomic segment contains:
- the LOC113339436 gene encoding uncharacterized protein LOC113339436, giving the protein MYRVVYIKEVKRVWDSLTSYYKGSDKVKKVRFQTLRKKYELLQMDSTELIKDFFSKTLSLVNEMKANGATIDDTAIIEKILHSLPKKFESKVTAIEECNTVSDMKIDEVLGSLQSNEQIMLEKFFIRPVEEALQSQTNWNSRQQSNSTKSQDVKFGNNALVPVMGKGMIAIILKNGSQAYITDVFYVPGLHQNLLSMGQLSERGYSMHIEGGICTIHDKRKRLIAKVQMTKN; this is encoded by the exons ATGTATAGAGTAGTTTATATCAAGGAAGTTAAGAGAGTTTGGGACTCTTTAACAAGTTATTATAAAGGGTCTGACAAGGTGAAGAAAGTACGTTTCCAAACCCTCAGAAAAAAGTATGAGCTTTTGCAGATGGACTCAACTGAGTTGATAAAAGATTTCTTCTCTAAAACATTGAGTCTTGTTAATGAGATGAAAGCTAATGGAGCTACAATTGATGATACTGCAATTATAGAAAAGATATTGCATAGTTTACCTAAAAAATTTGAGTCAAAAGTAACTGCCATTGAAGAATGTAATACAGTTTCTGATATGAAGATTGATGAAGTATTAGGATCATTACAATCTAATGAGCAGATAATGCTAGAGAAATTTTTCATTCGACCAGTTGAAGAGGCACTTCAAAGTCAGACAAATTGGAATAGCAGACAACAGTCTAACTCGACTAAATCTCAAG ATGTGAAGTTTGGCAATAATGCCTTAGTACCAGTAATGGGAAAGGGAATGATAGCTATTATTCTGAAGAATGGTTCTCAAGCTTATATCACAGATGTATTTTATGTGCCTGGACTACATCAAAACTTGCTGAGCATGGGACAACTTTCTGAGAGAGGATATTCAATGCACATTGAAGGAGGTATCTGCACAATTCATGACAAGAGAAAGAGACTTATTGCAAAGGTACAAATGACCAAAAATTGA